The following are from one region of the Melioribacteraceae bacterium 4301-Me genome:
- the cas7b gene encoding type I-B CRISPR-associated protein Cas7/Csh2: MENNNNSIVQTKSELLFLYESIYNIPNGDPFTGEQRYDEETKKILVSDVRIKRYIRDYLFERKYPIYVVSNKESIDLDGEGSEAARRFKKLQQTFKNLTEPEKILLQCIDVRLFGGIVTIKKAKGKKKAEPSSDEEDAAAFNLTGPVQFALLNPSLNEVELRIHQNTSVFSSSEEKKQGAIGTTTVVPYAINQIHGWINSYSAKYTNLSDTDVNIMFKALWESINNVNTRTKANQNSLLLLQIIYSEPNKKLYGLDRLIKINTKINDEVEKKGEQLRSLEDFKFDFSGLFSIANNDIVQEIRYYTESSKIKKSLIQRQKKEKSKFKELKLSEINFDGEAKK; encoded by the coding sequence ATGGAAAATAATAATAACTCAATAGTTCAAACTAAGTCCGAGCTTCTATTTTTATACGAAAGCATTTATAATATTCCTAACGGCGATCCCTTCACAGGTGAACAAAGATATGATGAAGAAACAAAAAAAATTCTTGTGAGTGATGTTAGGATAAAAAGATATATTCGTGATTACTTATTCGAAAGAAAATATCCAATTTATGTTGTAAGTAATAAAGAGAGTATTGATCTTGATGGAGAAGGTTCTGAGGCGGCAAGAAGATTTAAAAAACTACAACAGACATTTAAGAATTTAACAGAACCAGAAAAAATATTATTACAATGTATCGATGTAAGGCTCTTTGGTGGTATTGTAACTATTAAAAAAGCTAAAGGTAAAAAGAAAGCTGAACCTTCATCAGATGAAGAAGATGCCGCTGCTTTTAATTTAACTGGACCAGTACAATTTGCTTTATTAAATCCTTCTCTTAATGAAGTTGAACTTAGAATACATCAGAATACTTCAGTCTTTTCATCAAGTGAAGAAAAGAAACAAGGCGCTATCGGTACTACAACTGTTGTTCCCTATGCAATAAATCAAATTCACGGATGGATAAATTCCTATTCTGCAAAATACACAAACCTTTCAGATACTGATGTAAATATTATGTTCAAAGCATTGTGGGAAAGTATTAATAATGTAAACACTCGAACTAAAGCAAATCAAAACTCACTATTGCTGTTGCAAATAATCTATTCGGAACCGAATAAAAAATTATATGGCTTGGATAGATTAATAAAAATTAATACCAAGATTAACGACGAAGTGGAAAAGAAAGGTGAACAGTTACGCTCATTAGAGGATTTTAAATTTGATTTTAGCGGATTATTCTCTATAGCTAACAATGATATAGTTCAAGAAATACGATACTACACAGAGTCAAGCAAAATAAAGAAATCTTTGATCCAGAGACAAAAAAAAGAAAAATCAAAATTCAAGGAACTAAAATTATCTGAGATAAATTTCGATGGTGAGGCTAAAAAATGA